A window of Desulfobulbaceae bacterium genomic DNA:
AAGTTGCTGGAGGACGAGGAGAGTTTCTTTTCCATAATTATAGCATAGAAACCTTCACTGTAGAACGAGATGTGAGCTGCCAATCCTGCGGAAGGCCTTTCTGATGGATGGTTTTTTAACTGCCAAGTTCAGGTTACGCCCATCGGTTTCTTTTGTTCCGATGCCCGATGATGGGAAATATCAATTTTTTCTGTCTGACATTCGGCAAAGTTTCATCATGGCCTTCAGGGACGAAGTACTTGTAAAAGTTTTAGCCTCGCTTGATGGGAGTAAGACGTTACTGCAACTCGTGGAAGAGTACTCCCTTGGTGCTGGACAGAAGGAGGGGCTGGCTCGTCTATTTGAAATCCTAATAGAGAGATGCGCCATTGAGGATTTTGATGCTGTTAGTGCCAGAGAGACACACCCGTTTAGGCGGGTGATTAATTTTATCGCCTCCTATATTCCTTATCACGCCGTTGGCGCGGCCTTTGACAAATTCACACAAAGTCAAGTCGTCATAGTCGGGGCCGGAGGGGTAGGAAGTTGGGTGGCCTTGCTTCTGGCACAGATGGGGGTTAAGCGATTTGTCATTATCGACGATGACGTTGTAAAACCGCACAACCTCAATCGCTCTGTTTTTACCAAGAGTGATGTCGGCACCAATAAGGCCCACGCCATTGCAAATCTGCTTTCTGCCAAAAAACAGAACTACTATGAGTGCATATCAATTCTGAAAAAAATCAATAGCGCAGAAGCATTATCCTCCGATCTTGAGGGAATTCTTGATCCCCAAACAATCTTTATCAACTGCGCGGATTATCCATCCGTTGCCCAGACTTCTGCTATTATTAATGAAATTGCCTTCGCTAAAAATTTGCCATACATTATCGCCGGCGGATACAATATGCACCTCAGTCTCATCGGACCGACAATCATTCCAGGTGAAGCGCCATGTTTTCATTGTATCTCTCATGGCATGAATAAACTCAAAGTTGTGGAGATTGAAGGCGCTGAGTGCGTCGTCAAGGAACACCGAAACCTTGGCAATCTGGCTCCTCTGGCTGCTATCTCGGCATCTTTTGCTGCTAATGAGGGTCTGAAGTTGATGTTGAGATTGCCGAACCTAAAACCAACCATGATAGGTAAGCGAGGTGAGTTTAATTTTTTCACCAATAATCTGACGTTGGAGGAATACGAGATGTGGGATGAATGTCACTATTGTTCATTAAACAATTCACTGAGAGGTTGAGGCATGAAGATTATTACTGACCTACATTTTTACCCTACTCAATTTAATTTTTCAGATAGGAATCCTTGATCTGTCAAATTGAGAACTCCACAGAAAGAAATCGTTAGTCACATTTTCAATTTTCCCCTCCTATCTAAACTCTGAAATTCACGAAATCAAAAATTATTTAAAATTTTAAATATGTGTAGAGAATGCGAATAGATAACTATATTCCATTAGAACGACAGTTTTCACCTGTCCCCAAAAGCCAAGAAGATGCAGAAAGTGACGAAATTCTCTCGAGTTGGGGTCATGTCAAACTAAAAACTTGGGATGATATGGACCGCGAATTTCGTTGTGTCATTCTGGCGGAAGCAGGTGCTGGGAAGACCGAGGAATTGCGGCAACACGCAAGGGTACTGGCAACCCTAGGGAAGTCATCCTTCTTCATCCGTATCGAGGATATCGAAGCCGATTTCTATAATGCATTTGAGGTAGGTGAGGAAGCCCACTTTCAGACATGGTTGCAATCGACGGAGGACGCATGGTTTTTCCTGGATTCTGTCGATGAGTCACGGCTCGAAAATCCAAGAGCCTTCGAAAAAGCGTTACGCCGCTTTGCTAAAGGCATAAAAGAAGGCGCACACAGGGCGCACATCTACCTCTCCAGCCGTCCCTACGCATGGCATCCGAGTGAAGATCGAAGACTTTTGGATGAGATCATGTTTCTTGCGGCCCCGCAGAAGGAACATGACGGAGATGAAGATCAGCAATCTGAACCTCAAAGCGCGCTCACGATTTACTCTATGCGCCCCTTGGATAAAGAAAGGATTCGGCGCTTTTGTGTGGCTAGTGAAGCGAAGGATATCGATCGTCTGTTGCATGAAATTGAACGTGCCAACCTTTGGGGTCTTGCGGAGCGCCCATTTGACCTCGGAAGTATTCTGGCCAAATGGGAAGGGGACAATACCCTTGGCGGCCGCCTGGAGCTCCTCCGCCACAACATCGACAAGCGGCTACGCGATGATCACAACAGCGACCGCGCCCAGCGCCAGCCGCTGAATCTTGAACGGGCAAGAGAAGGAGCGCGTCGTTTGGCAGCCGCTGTAATTCTTACTGGCCAGGTAGGTCTCAATGTGCCTGATGCTACACCGGTCAAACCAGGTATCGAAGCAGAATCTGTCCTCGCTGATTGGGATCCAAATGATGTTTGCGCACTACTCGAACGCGGAATTTTTAACGACATTATTTATGGAGCAGTTCGGTTTCGAAATCGGGATGTGCGCGAACTGCTTGCAGCTGAATGGTTTGATGGTTTACTAAAATCGGGTAACAGTCGCTATTCTGTCGAAGCCCTATTTTTCCGTGAGCAATATGGCGAAGAAATTATAACACCCCGACTTCGACCAATTTTGCCATGGCTTATCCTACTCGATAATGAAATCCGTCGCAGGGCGTTGAAATTTCATCCCGAAATTGCCGTTGAAGAAGGTGATCCGTCCCGACTGCCTTTATTGGAAAGACAGAGGATTTTGGCAGACATCGTCCGCCGGATTGTTTCAGACGAGGATAATCGCTCCGCACGAGATAATTGCTCGATTGCACGGATTGCGAATCTAGATCTCTCGGAAGATACGCAGCAACTTATCGACAAATACTTCGACAACGACGATGCTATCTTCTTTCTTGGTAGGCTGGTCTGGCAGGGAGGAATGGCAAGCTGCGTATCCCCTTTCATTGACATTGCACAAGATAGTTCGCGAGGGATCTATGCCCGGAGAGTATCGGCCCGAGCAGTAATGACTTGTGGCTCTGTAGAGCAGAAACGCAATTTGTGGCAAAGGATTAACGAAAGTGATGACTTGCTACCGCGAGGATTGCTCGCCGAGATAGTTGAAGCAGCAGAGCCTGATAGTCACAATATCGAGCAGTTGATGATTTCACTCGGTAAATTAGCACGTCACGAACGCTACAACTCCGATGGTCTCGATGACGCGTTTCATTTCTTTATCGAACGCTTGCCGGTAAGCAACGGTCAAGTAGAAATCTCCCATTTGCTCGATGGTCTTAACAGCTATCTTGACAGGCCCCCATATGTTGAACGTAAAGAATGCCATGTTTCGAAAGAATACGCATGGCTACTTGGTCCTGCTACTCATGCGATAGAAAGAGTGGTCGTAGCTCGAAGCACTGTGGCATTAGGGGGTACAGCTTTGTCCATCATGTTAAAGGTGCCTGCCGTGCGCTATTGGTCTGACGACGATTTCAGAGAATACAAGAGTGATTTACATAAATATGTTCCCAATTGGCCGGAACTTAATGACGCGCTCTACTGGGCCAGTGTCGACCAGGCACGGGCCGCCACGGCACTGAAATCTGGTGAACCGTTGACCAATGACTGGTCTATTTCATGGCTGGGCCATTATTGGGCCTTCGACGCAGCGAGCTTGTCTAGGTTGCTCAACTACATTGGTTGCCGCCAATTGAAAGATGACAGGTTGGTAGCACTTAGCACTGCATATAGGGTTTATGTGCAAGCTGACAGGCTTGCACACGTTCTAGCCAGCCTGCGAGGTGCTGTTGCTGATGATCATGTGTTGCGAGATCAACTGGAGATCTTCCTCAATCCTCCTGTACCACAGATGCTACGAAGGCAAGAAGAAGAACATACAGAATACTTACGAAAGCAGGATGAGAAGAATAAACGAAAAAAACAAGCTCGCGACACTTGGATAGAGGAGTTACGCATCAATCCAGATCGAGTCCGTAATCCACCCAATTTTACTCCGGGTGAATGGACCAACGATCAATGTTGGTTACTGCATGAAGTACTAGGCAGAGACTTGAAAACGAGTCGTTCTGAAGGTGCAAATTGGCAAGCTCTCATCCCTGATTTCGGCGATGCCGTCGCTCGAGCTTACCGCGATGCTGCCATCAACCATTGGCGGCATTTCATGCCGACTCTGCAATCTGAAGGGGTTAAAAGAGACAACACCACCCTTTGTTCATTGATATTCGCTATGGCTGGACTAGAGATAGAGGCAGCTGAGACGGCTGATTTTCCTCGCCATCTTAATGAGTCACAGGTTCGTCACGCTTTGCGCTATATCACCTGGGAACTTAATGGGTTTCCCAGTTGGTTTGAGTGTGTACATAAGGCATTTCCTGCATTGGTCAATGAGGCCGTGATTCAGGAATTACTCTGGGAACTTGAGAACACTGGATCGGATCAGCCGATGCACTATATTCTGCATGATCTGGTCTACCATGCGCCTTGGCTCCATTCGTC
This region includes:
- a CDS encoding ThiF family adenylyltransferase — translated: MDGFLTAKFRLRPSVSFVPMPDDGKYQFFLSDIRQSFIMAFRDEVLVKVLASLDGSKTLLQLVEEYSLGAGQKEGLARLFEILIERCAIEDFDAVSARETHPFRRVINFIASYIPYHAVGAAFDKFTQSQVVIVGAGGVGSWVALLLAQMGVKRFVIIDDDVVKPHNLNRSVFTKSDVGTNKAHAIANLLSAKKQNYYECISILKKINSAEALSSDLEGILDPQTIFINCADYPSVAQTSAIINEIAFAKNLPYIIAGGYNMHLSLIGPTIIPGEAPCFHCISHGMNKLKVVEIEGAECVVKEHRNLGNLAPLAAISASFAANEGLKLMLRLPNLKPTMIGKRGEFNFFTNNLTLEEYEMWDECHYCSLNNSLRG